The proteins below are encoded in one region of Bacillota bacterium:
- a CDS encoding DUF1854 domain-containing protein: MAKTYSPGQVQFRRDNWQQLWMKTDTGKEIAVRVKMAFPLTEPEGFIIISDTDGKFMGMLERYKDLPPESVALLEEELERDYFIPQILKIDSIHEEYRVNVWSVQTDRGPRRFEVRNRRRDIRWLSDEHIVIQDADGNKYEIKNMFQLDKDTQQLLEIEA, encoded by the coding sequence ATGGCAAAAACCTATAGCCCAGGCCAGGTGCAATTTCGCAGAGATAACTGGCAGCAATTGTGGATGAAAACCGACACTGGAAAGGAAATCGCGGTAAGAGTAAAGATGGCTTTTCCCTTGACGGAGCCAGAGGGGTTTATTATTATCAGTGACACCGATGGCAAGTTCATGGGGATGCTGGAGCGCTACAAAGATCTGCCTCCGGAAAGTGTTGCCCTGTTAGAGGAGGAATTAGAAAGGGATTACTTTATTCCTCAGATCCTCAAAATCGACAGCATCCACGAGGAGTACCGGGTGAATGTCTGGTCAGTGCAAACGGATCGAGGACCTCGTCGTTTTGAGGTCCGAAACCGTCGCCGGGATATTCGCTGGTTATCCGACGAGCACATCGTGATTCAGGATGCCGACGGTAACAAGTACGAGATCAAGAATATGTT